In Nitrosarchaeum sp., the sequence AAGACCCTCTAGATTTTGCTTTATGGAAATTTTCTGATGAAAATCCACTTTGGGATAGTCCATGGGGAAAAGGTAGACCGGGGTGGCACATTGAATGTTCTGCAATGAGCATAAAGTATCTCGGAGAAAATTTTGACATACATGGAGGCGGAAGAGATCTGATATTTCCACATCATGAAAATGAAATTGCACAATCAGAATCATACACGACAAAACAATTTGCAAAAATTTGGATGCATGTAGGAATGGTCACTATTAACGGAGAAAAAATGTCAAAATCACTTGGCAACATAAAATCAATAAAACATGTATTAGATAATTGGGGGTCTAACATAATTAGATTATTTTGCTTGTCAGGACATTATTCAAAACCAATAGACTATTCTGAGGAATTATTAAAAGAGAACCTGATAAAATGGCGCCAAGTAGAATCTTGCTATTATGAATTAATTCACGCAAGTAATTCATCAGATTCAGGTGAAATTAAATTATTAATTAATAACATAGGTAAAGAGTTTGATAATTCCCTAGAGTCGGACATCAATACACATCTTGCTCTTTCAGCGTTTTTTAAACTTGTGAAAGAGGTAAACCATATGGCCGCAGAAGAAAAATTGAATTCATCAGATGCAAAAAGAATCATCCAGGAATTTGAAAGAATGCTTGATATTTTAGGACTTGTAATTCCAAAAATTACACCAGACGAAAAAAAAGAAATTGACAATATGATCACATCAAGAGAACAATTAAGAAAAGAAAAAAAATTTCAAGAAGCAGATAATATTAGAGATAAACTCAATGAAATGAATATCGAATTAATTGATCATAAAGGAAAAACAATTTGGATTAGAAAAGAAAAGATCACTGCAGAAACATAATTTATCTGCAGAAAACACATATCTAGTAAAAATTAGTCTAGTCTAATTAGTCCCGTCTAATTTTAACATTGTTTAATAATTAATAAAAATAAACTAAATTATGAATGCATGGACTAAATTTTGGAATTGGTATGAAAATAAAATTTTAGGTAGTGTAATCATAATTGCAATAATACAGTTTATTCAAATTCCACATATGATTTGGAATGCAGATTTGATGTTAGAAGCAGGATATGTTTCAAGAGTTCATCCATTAATTGATTGGTTACTATATGGAGTTGATTTAATCGAAATAATTTCAATCGTAAATGTAGGAATGATTATGTTCAGTTTGATTAAAAAAAGAAGAGCAACCAAAACCATAAAGACCATTAAAAAAGAGTGAATTAACTCGGTACAAATAGAGGAAGAAGTACAGTGAACTATGTCATTATTTTGTGAAAAATGTAATAATCGAAGATTACCACAATGGGATAAAGTGGAAAATAAAACAAAATGGCTTTGTGAAACTTGTTGCAATTATGCTGATGATAAAAACAACATAATAGATCAATATCAAAAATAGTTAAAATTTAATCAATCATTTTTTTGATGCACTAACCAAAGAGACCACATCCCTATCTCGGAGTTGATAGTCCACAGGCAGTCGTAAGTTGTATCTCAAGTCTTTTCCATATAGGAGTCCTTTTGTCAGATCTGTGTGAATTTCTTTTGCTAGATCAGCAATTGTTGCACCAGCCTTGAGCAATATCAAGTCAGGTAAAACACGCCCTTTTTTATCAGCTAAAAGTTTCTCATCAGCCACGGGATAAATAGAATTCATCTTCAGTAGTTTGAATACGGCAACATTAATTGCAAATTGAACGCCAGTTCGCATATACTCACCCATTATCCCTTTTTTAATAAAATCCAAAGCATTTACCTGTTTTTCATTAAGATCTTCTGATTTTATTATTTCAAATTGTTCAGAACCGGGAGAATATTTGATCAATCCCTTTTGTTCAGCTCTTCTTAAACTAAATTCACTATCTCCGCTAACAGGAATTACAATAGAATCATTGAATCGTTCTCGCAATCTAGCAAAATTTTTGTCTGCACCTTCCACATCAATTTTATTTGCAACAATGAGTGTAGGTTTTGAAATTTTTCTAATATATGACGCAAGTTTTTTTGTATCAACCATATCAAAATTATCAAATTCCTTATCACTCAATCCAAGTGTCAATAATGAATCTTTTACATGAATAGGATTAACACCAATTCCACGATAAAGATCAGTGATTGCATCTACAATACTTGAACCTGTTCGAATTGACTTTGATACTTTATCTCGATTTCCTTCTAAAATTTTATGATACCATAAAATTAATTCCTCTTCGATATCTGCAAAATCAGATATCGGATCACCACTACCAACTTCTGTGATTTTTCCAGATGAGTCTATACCGCCAGATGCATCAACAACATGAAGTAATGCATCTGATTGAGCGGCAATTGAAAGAAATTGATTCCCTAATCCTTTTCCTTTCCATGCATCTTTGATAAGACCAGGCAAATCAATTAATTCGACTGGGATGTATCTCCATCCTTCAACACATTTTGAATTATTTGGATTATCTTGTATTTTAAACTCTGGATGAACACATAAAGTAATTGCATGTGCAACACCAGAAACAGGTTTTTTTGTTGTAAATGGATAAGACGATATTTCTTCAGACGACAAAGTGGCAGCATTGTAAAAAGTTGTTTTGCCAGTGTTTGTTTTACCTATTAGTCCAAGTTTAATTGGCATGGTTTATTTGCAATCTAAGAATATTTATCTCTGCCTAGATATCATTGATTTTTTTGGTTATCTTTTCTAGGGATTGTTTTAATTCCTTTATTGACCATTCGATGTCACTAGTATCTTTTTTGGATAATTCACTGTTCCATTTTTCTAAAACAATATTTGTTATTTCTGAACAGTTGTAAAGTAGATTCCAATAAGGATGATGCTCTGCGGTTGCATATGCAAGTTCTGTTACATCGAGTAACCCATTTTTTGCACGTGCCAAGGCTGTAATATTTTCACCAAAAATTTTTACAATATTCACATCTAGATCTTTTTGTACTTTTAACGGAGTGTTATTTTTTTCATGTTTATTTATTAATTCATGTAATTCATTGTAAAAAGTATCAAAAGTCATAATTAAGACAATCTCTGATGTTCTGCTAACATACACCTATTAAATACAATTTTTATGCCATTATCTCTAGCCAATTTTTCTGCTTCAACATTATGAATTCCTTCTTGAAGCCAAATCACCTTAGGTTTTTTCTTTATAGCTTCTTTGACTACTGGAAGTACTTGATCAGATGGTCTAAACACATCAATGATATCAACATCATCAACAACTTCAGAAATTGTACTAAAACATTTTTTACCTAAAATCTCATCAGCCGTAGGGTTTATTGGAATTATATTAAATCCATTTTCAGACAGATATTTTGGAACATAATGTGCAGCCTTATGTTCATTTTTAGATATACCAATTACTGCAACACGCTTCAATGAAAGAATATCTCTTATTTCATCATCGGTGTAAGAATCACACTCCATGAAAAAAGTAAAGCAGTGTAGGATATAATTTTTAAAGGAAATAGCATGGTATTTTAACAACTGAGAAAATTAAACGACATGGAATCTATGCCAGAAGAGCCAAAAGATGTAGTGGTATTAGGAGCAATTGCAAGAGGAATAAAAAAATTCGACAAAATACAGAAAGCCGCTCAGATTGACGGTGAGGAATTAAACGAAATTCTTGAGAAATTAGAAAAAAGAGAATTGATACAGGTAGAAGAAAAAAAAGGATTATTTGGAAAAAAAATTGAGCTTAAAATTACAGATAAAGGAACAAAAGAACTAGAAGAAAGAATTCACGAATTACAAGATAAATGGAATCAAATGTCTTTATTGTATAAAAGCGGGGATAAAGAAAAACTAAAGCAATACATGGACGATAACAAATCATTTCTTCCTACTATGATGTTTTTTGGAATAATGGACATTATGATGTTTTCAATGATGTTTAGTATGATGGGTATGATGATGACAGATTACGTACCAGCAGAAAGCATTCCAAATGACATGGGCGGAGAAGCTGCATCAGATGGAGGAATGGATTCAGATGGTGGCGGATTTGACTTTGATGTCGGATTCTAAGTTGATGTTTTATACCACAAACAAAAAATAAAATCAAATGACATATAGTTCGTATGATAATCAAGGAGTAGTCAAAGTATTATCATTTCTAAAATCTCACAATACAGAATATCTTTCAGGGCAAGATTTGAGTGACGTATTACGAATAAGTAGAGTTGCTGTTTGGAAACATATTAAAAAAATCAGAGCGTTGGGATATAAAATCGAGTCAAAACAAAAACTAGGATATAGATTAGAATCAAGTACTGATAAATTACTTCCATGGGAGATAACATCAGGATTAAAGACCAAAACGTTTGGAAAACATATGTATTATTTTGATTCGGTTGATTCAACCCAAAACCATGCAATGAAAATAGCATCAGAAGCAATTCATGGTACAATGATCATTGCAGAGAAACAAACTAATGGAAAGGGAAGGATAGGAAGAAAGTGGATTTCGCCTAAAGGAGGAATATGGCTTTCCATAATTCTGCATCCAAAATTCGACATGTCGTTAATCACATTATTTCCAATAGCATCAGCACTTGCATTATCAAACGCAATTGAGAAAACATTAAACATAAAATCTGAATTAAAATGGCCAAACGACATTACAATTAATGGTAAAAAAGTTGCAGGAATGTTAGTTGATGCATCTATAGAATCAAACAAAATTGAAAATATGATTCTTGGAGTAGGAATAAATTATAATGTTGAAGTTAAACAAATTGAAAAAATACTAAAAGATACTCCGAATTTTTACGGAGTTGCATCATTAAGTGAATACAACAATACAATAAAACCAGTTTTACTGGTTCAATCGTTTTTATTAGAATTAGAAGAAATTTTTAATCAATTAAACAAAGGAGATGTTAAAAAAATAATTAGAGATTGGACAAAGAAATCATCTACCATAGGTCAAAATATAGAGCTAATTACAGAAGATGAGAAAATCAAAGGCAAAGCACTCAAAATAGATAATGATGGAGCATTAGTCATATCATCTAATAAAAAAAATAAAAGAATCACATCAGGAGATATAATTCATATTATAAAATAAGACACTAAATTATTTTTTAATGATTTTTTTATGTATAGTTTTTTTCTTGTTTTTTGAAACATTAGGTTTCTGGTCATGGATTAACTTTGACTGTTCTTTAAGTAGATTTTTTAGATCATTTTGAATATCAAAAATAGTGTCAACCAGGTCCTCTAATGCTTTAGAATATTGACTGTATGCAGACAGTAATTCTAACTGTTTTTTAGTAACTTTTGAAAAATACTCATTTGAGCGTAAAAGATTAGTAGATGTAATTAGTTCAGGCATATCAGGTATTGGCCCTCCGAGTTTATCTAATTCTGATTGAATATCTTGAATTTTCTTACGTAGTTCATAAATAATTTCACCTGTGCCTAATTTACTCAATCTAAGATTTTGTAATTGTTAGAAGATTAAAGATTTACTGAAAATAAATAAAATGTGTAGCAAAAATGACAAAAATATATCAAAATACAAATCATCTCAAAATAGAAATAAATTATAACCAAAGTACATCAGAGACATTGTCAATACGCATACTATGTGGAATGTTATTATTTATCAGTTTTTCAGTTCCATCATTTGCTCAAACTACATTTGATGCACAATCAATGTTCAAACAAGCTAATGAACACTTTTCAAAAGGAGAATATAACCAAGCAATTGTAATTTATGATGAAATTTTAGAAGAGATTCCAAATAACATATCCACAATGAAGATGAAGGCCATTGCACTAAGCAATTCAGGATATCATGACAGATCACTTAAAGAATTCTTCAAGATTCTTCAGGAAAAACCAAATGATGTAACTTCACTCATTGGCATGGGTGTTGGTTTTGGAAATTTAGGGGAATATCAAGAATCAAAATATTATTTTAAAAAAGCATTAAATGAAAAACCGGACAGCATTGTAATTAATAATTATAAAGAATTCACAGACCAGGTAATTGCAAAATACCCATACATACCAACAGAAAAGCCTATGGATCTTCGAAAAGAAGGAACAGTTCAAATTCCAGAATGGGTCAAATTAATTGCAAAATGGTGGTCAGAAAAGCAAATTGAAGATTCAGAATTCACATCAGCATTATTATTTATGATTGAAAACAAAATAATACAAATTCCAATCATTGAAACAAAATCAGTAACAGAGAATAAAATACCAGACTGGATAAGAAACAACGCTTCATGGTGGGCTCAAAATATAATAAATGATCATGATTTTGTTTCAGGAATTCAATACATGATAGAAAAAGGCATCTTAGTTGTAGACATTAAAAAATCACAAGAAGAAATTCAAAAAGATAAAGAATACAAATATAGTTTGTTTGAAAAATATATTCGTAATATTTCAAAAAATATTTCAGATGAAAAAAGATACATTGAATATCCAAATCCAAGCGGAGATGTAATAAAAAAATTCCTCAGAGATTATACAAAATGGAATTTTGAAGAAGAAGCAAAGACCGCTGCCAGTAATTTTCCAGATCCAACATATGAGATAGTCGACGGAACATATATTGTAAATTACAAAGTCTTCATTAATGAACAACCATCAGGATTACCATTAAATCATGTAAGTACATTAAAAAATTCTTTCGGATTTTGGGAAAAACAGGAATTAAGTTCTGAAGGAAATAAAGTTAAAATAATTTTTGAAATTACTACTCAGAAACATGAAGCAAATGTTTGGGTTACATGGGTAGTACGCAATATTGGAGAAGGAGTATTAGGCCATGCACATCTAGGAAAAGGAGTTGTAGAAGTAACATTAGGCGATTATAATTGTGATGGAAGATTTCAACTGTATGATGTTAAAACAGTTGAAACTATTATGACACATGAGTTGGGTCATTCGATAGGATTGACACATGTTTCTGATCCAAACAATATCATGTATCCATCATTAAAACCAAATTATGCATATTGTCTATTAGGATGATTTTAGAATTAAAGCTAAATGTTTCTAAATCCTTAAGTTGATAATTTACACAGAAAATTTGTGAGTTTTAGAGCAAGTATTTTTTCAAAAAAAGAATTATTAATTATAATTGGATCTTCAGTTATTATTTCAGTGATATTGTATACCACTTATGTTACAAGTAAATAATTAGATCTAAACTCATTTGTAGCCTCAAATAAATAAAATTTTGAATTAGATTATCAGATTGAGATAGTTATCAATCACATCATTTAATAAAATAAATAAAAGGTAGAACAAAAACAAAATACTAAAACATTTAACAAAATCAGAATATTCGATCAAAATTCAAATATATTAAAAATAGTTTTCAAAATTTATTATGCAAACATTGTTAAAATATTACATTTTATTTATTCTAGTTTCATAGAATTAGAATAAGAATTAGCTTAGCCTACATACAATTAACCTGTTGAAGCAATGTAAAACGATAATAAGGTAAATGAGATATTGTAATTATTATGCTTAAGAGTACAACGGTGTCTGGGCCTAAATGTCCTTCGTGTGGAGATAGAAAAATGGTTACTGATGAAACCACGGGAGAATTATTTTGTGGCAGATGTGGTTTTGTAGTTACGGATAAAATTTCAGATACTGGTGCAGAGTGGCGTTCATTTACAAATGACGACACAAATAGAGCTAGAACCGGAGCTGGAACATCATTGACAATGCATGACATGGGATTATCAACAGTTATCGGAGCTGCAAACAAAGATTCTACCGGAAAACCTTTAACATCATCGATGAAAAGTTCAATCGAAAGATTACGAACTTGGGACAGTAGATCACAAGCTCATTCTTCTGCAGATAGAAATCTAAGACAGGCATTAAATGAGATGGGAAAATTAAAAGACAAACTTGCATTAACTGACGCAGTAGTTGAAAAAGCTGCATACATTTACCGAAAGGCCATGGAAAAAAAATTGGTAAGAGGCCGTTCAATTCAAGGATTAGTTGCAGCTTGTCTTTATGCAGCATGTAGAAATACAGAGACCCCTAGAACATTAGACGACGTTGCAAATGGCATCAACATTAGAAGAAAGGATGTTGCAAGATGCTATAGGTTAATTTTTAGAGAATTGGAGCTAAAAATGCCAGTGGTTGATCCAGTTAAAGGAGTATCAAGAATTGCAAGTATTGCAGAATTAAGTGAAAAAAGTAAACGAAAAGCAGTAGAAATTTTAGAACAAGCAAAAAAAATAGGCATGGTGGCGGGAAAAGACCCAATGGGAATAGCTGCTGCTGCACTGTATTTAGCATGTATTAGCACAGGGGAGGTAAAATCTCAAAAAGATATTTCAATTGCATCAGGAGTTACTGAAGTAACAATCAGAAATAGATGCGCAGGTTTAAGAAAAATGCTTCAAAACTAGTGGAAAATATGCTGAACAGTGAAAATACATGGTCAGATTGGCTTGACTTTAATGAAGATACAATTTCAAAAATACCTCAATCAGCAGGAGTGTATATGATGCATGCATCAATGAAAATTTTATTCATTGGAGGTGCTGAAAATATTAAAAAAAGTATACAGGAAAAAGAAAAAGAGCCATGCATGTCAAAAGCCACCAGAGTAAGATACATGCAAACTAGTTCTTATGAACAAGTTTCAGAAGATTTAATCAAAGATTATCAAGATAGACATGAAGGAAAGATTCCACTATGTATGGGTTAACCCCAAACAATTCCAAAATATTTTCCGAATTTCAAAAACTATAATGCATGATTTTTGAATCTTTCATATTCAAGTGCATCCCAAGGAAACACAATGTATTCAGTCCCTTTTGTTTTTTGAGCATATACTAATTGTTTAGGATATTTTTTGCCGGTTCTAGCAAATAAAGTAGCATATACAAAATCAGAAGGATTGGTTACTTTTTGAATTATTTTCTTAAATGTTTTTCCAGAATCGTAAATATCATCAACAAAAAGAGAGTCCGAAGAAATTTTATTTTTATCCACAAGTATTGTATCAATTCCCAAGTGATCAGCTAATAACCTTGCAGGAATTAAACCACCACGACTAACTGTAGAAATACTTGAAAAAAAATGTGAAGATTCTAAAATTTTTTTAGAAAGCAATTCTGTCAATCGCTCAATATCAGTCCAAGTAACATTTTGTGAAAGAGTATTCATGTATGTTTGGTGCTTGTACCTAGATTAAGTTGTTATGATAAAATGATTTAAAAAGTACCCATTACCGGTTTTTTTAGAGGCTCAATAATCTCAAGGATATTAAATGCGTATTTACTGAAATTTGCTTCCTTTTCAGAAGATACTAACAAAACATCATCGTTTGCTAATGGAAAACTCATCACAATTACCTTATCTCGATAAGACATTGAAAAATGAACTTCACCAAATTCTTTATCAAACTCATGCCTCATGCGAACTCTAAGTGCAAGTTCCATGAACATCATTTCATCTTGTTTTTGAGATTCTAATGAGTGCATTCCCTTTTTCATTCCCCCTGTAACAAGATGACCTCGACTATTGATTATTCTAGCAGACCTAAGAAGGGGGTCCAATTGAATAATTTTTTGACATGTTTGTTCTAGTTCTTCAACACTAGCCACTTGTCTAATTAAACAAGCGATCTATTTATTGAGAGCTATCACAATAATAATCCGTGGAATCAGAATCTCAAAAAGACGTTACAGATTATTATAAACACCTATCCTTATTCTGGACAGATATTCTTCATTTAATGTCCAGTAAGCCTCAAGCCTTGACTTCATTAGGTCCAATGAGAGCTTTTGCTTCAAATTCAAAGAAAATATCAACTGAGCTAATACAGATTAATGAAAACTTGATGGAATTTAACAAATATGTCACAGAATACTATAAGCAATTAGCAGAAACATGGAATGAGGCACAAAAGAAAGTAAATCTAAAAGCTCCGGATGTACCACATGACATTGAGCAAATTGAATCATTTAAAAGAATATGGATAGATATTTTTGATAATGATTTTACAGAATTATTTGATTCTGAAAAATTTGGAGTAAATTATGGAAAATTAGTTTCAAAAGAGCTTGAACTGACAAAAAATTGGCACAACATTTCAAATGTGATATTACAGGCTGCAAATCTTCCAAGCAAAGAGGAGATTGATGAGGTATACAAAGAAATACATGCGCTGAAAAAAAGAGTTACAAAGCTAGAGATTGAATTAAAAAAGAAAAAACCAAGTAACGTGGAGATAACAAAAAATGAAAAGTGAGTCAAAATTTGATCCTAAAATCATCGAAGAGATGATAAAATTTAGTAAGCATGTTATAGATGCACCCAAGTTAGTTTCAGCTCCTGATGAAATCAGTCTAGAAATTACACCTCATGATGTAGTTCAAGAAATTGATAAAACAAGACTATTACATTACAAACCACTAACAGATAAACAACATAAAACACCGTTACTAATTTCATATGCGTTAATTAACAGATATCATATTTTAGATATACAACCAGAAAAAAGCTGGGTTAGAAATTTGCTAATGCAGGGATTTGATGTGTATATGCTAGATTGGGGATCTCCAACTAGTATGGACAAATATTTGGATTTTGATGATTATGTTAATGGATATTTAGATAGTAGTGTAGAGTTAATCAAAGACGAATCATCAGTAGAAAAAATATCCCTACAGGGATATTGTACAGGAGCTACAATTGCAACTGCATATACAGCATTACATCCAGAAAGTGTGAAAAACTATATCGCGACAGCACCAGTCATTGATGGATGGAGAGATACCACAGTAATTAGTAATCTTGCAAAGCATATGGACGTAGACAAAATGGTAGAAACTATAGGAAATATGCCTCCTGAATTCATGTATTACTGTTTTTCCGTTCTAAAACCGTTTGAACAGGGAATTGAAAAATATGTCAATTTTTTCAAAAATATAGAGAATAAAAAATTTGTTGATAATTTTCTAAGAGTAGAAAAATGGCTTGGGGACACACCGCCTATTCCAGGTGCTCTTTTCAGACAATGGATTAAGGATATTTATCAAGATAATCTACTAATTCAAAACAAGATGTTTGTTGGTGGAAGTCACATAGATTTGAAGAAGATAAACATGCCAATATTTACACAAGTTGCAGTAGGGGATCACCTAGTATCACCTGAGTGTAGTATGCCACTCCATTATGCGGTAGGAAGTGAGGATAAAACATTGAAAATATACCCAACTGGGCATGTAGGAATGATTGCTAGTTCATTATCTCAAAATAAGGTATTACCAGAGCTAGGAAATTGGCTTGCTGAAAGATCATAAAATAAAAAATAAAAAAATAAAATTTACCACTAGTTGTTCTTTGTGGTGAATGCAGATATCCAGGATTGAAGAATGTTTCTATTCAAGTCAGCAAAGGATTTTGCATTATCGTTGAATGTTTTGATGTTTTGTTGGGTTGAATCAATTGTTGCTAGTGTTATCTGATTGTGTATTGATGCTACTTTAACAATTTCTTCAGCAGTATCATTCATTACTTTTAGTGTTGCTTGTGGAATGTTTGTTGCAACACCAAATTTCTTTGCATACTCTTTTTGTAATGTGATTGTAGAATCAACAACATTTTCATATGCTTGTAAATATTCTTGCTGAACATTTGTAATTGATTGATGATACTGTGGTACTGATTGTCTAATACCGGTAAATATTTTGTCTATGTTTTCCTGATATACAGAAAATATATCTTTAGATCCTGGTGTTTGTTCGTTTTTACTCATTGTTTCACCTCCTTATTTTTTGATTTTTTGGCTATTGGAAGGACTATGACTTGTACCAAGTCGCCCTCACCTAATCCAAGTGCATTACGTTCTGCCTCTGGAATTGAAATTCTTCCATTACTACTTACAGTTGTTTTGTATGCTCCCCAATTCATAAAAGATGGAAGCATTTGACCGATTTGAAACATAGTCTCCATACTTTTGTTTTGCATAGAGGACATATTTTTCATCATATCAGATTGAACTTGTCTCGTATTATCAGAAACTTCTCTAAGAGTTTCTAAAGGATTGAATGTTTGTGTATTTTGATTTGTCATCAACATGCCAAAATGCTTCATAAATTCAGCTTGTGCACGACCATTTTTTTGAATCCAATCTTTGAACATTTCAGAAGGATTGAATTGGTTATAATTACCACTCATTGGTAAATATTGGAACTAGAAGGTATATAAACTAATCTAAGAAAGAAACTCCAGAACAGATGAGGAAAAAGTTTCAGGATCTTGAACATATGGAGTATGGCCGCAGTTATCCATTCTAAAAAACCTACAATCTTTGATATTTGAGAGAAAATTATCAGCATATTGAATCGGGATCACTGGATCTTTTGACCCCCAGATAATAAGAGTAGGACATGAAATGGAATTTAATTTAGTGGTTATAACTTCAGAATTTTTCAATCCTAAAACAGTAGACATGAAAGCTAGTTTTGCATTTGGTAGTTTCATTCTTTCAATAAAACCTTGAATAATTTGGGTGTCGGCTTCATGACCAGATGATTCCATTAACTCAAATACATTTTTTGCACTTTCATCGTTTGGGTATAATGCGGCCATTATGTAAGCATCTAATGCGGGGGTAGATTGTTTCATTGAACCAGCAGGAGATACAAGAATTAATTTTTCAACTTCATTTGGATGTATAGATGCATAATTAGCTGCAATTTGGCCACCTAATGAAGAGCCAATTATAATTGGACGTGTAATTTTCAAAGCGATAAAAAATTTTTCAAGAAAAGAGGAAAAAAAATCAGGGGTATAATCTGCAACAGGTTTATCACTATAACCATAGCCGATCAGATCAGGAACAATCACACGATATTGTTTTGCAAAAATTGGAATTACTTTATTCCATCGTTCAGCTGACGCACCTAATCCATGGATCAATACCAAAACATGTTTAGAATCTCCAGATTCTAGATACCTAATTTTGTTACCATCAACCTGTATGAAATTTTCTTTCATGGTTTTAGCTTCAATTATTTAGCTAGATAAGTTTAGTTACTATTAACGATCAATTGTTTTTGGTATTTTACTAAATTATCACCTCAGAAAACATAGATTAGGTTTTTTAAGATCCAAGTAGAAAACATACTATGATAGATGAAAAAATCAAGAAAATTCTTGTTCCATTAGACGGTTCAAAAAATTCTATACGAGCACTTGAAATGGCAATATCCATAGCAAAACAGTTTGAGGCTACAATTATAGGAGCATATTCAATGAATGTTCAATCACGTTCTGAGTTTCGAACAACACCCACAGTTAGTAAGGAGTGGAAAAACGAGGCAAAAAAAATTCTAGATAATGCTAAAAAAATAGCATTACAAAATAATGTAGATTTTAAAGAAAAAATGATGACAGGAAACATAGGATACAATCTCATAAAATTGGCGCATGATAAAAAAGAAAATTTCAGTCTAGTCGTAATGGGATCCAGAGGAAGAAGTGCAGTAAAAGAATTATTCTTAGGAAGTGTTTCAAACTATGTCATCCATACATCAAAAATTCCAGTACTTATTGTGAAATAAGTTTAGGATAAACCGTGCTTTTGAAAATATTTTTGATGATAGTCTTCAGCTTTATAAAATTCTGGAGCTGGAACAATTTCAGTTACAATAGGTTTATGAAATTTTCCTGATTTTTCAAGTTCTTTTTTTGATTTTTGTGCAATTTGTGCTTGTTCTTCATTATGAAAAAATATTGCAGAACGATATTGATGTCCAATATCAGGTCCTTGTCGATTAAGTGTTGTCGGATCATGATTACTCCAAAAAACTTTTAGTAGTTCATCATAAGTGATTTCATTTGGATCATATTCCACTTGAACTGCTTCAGCATGTCCAGTTCTATCGGTACATACCTCTTCATAAGTAGGGT encodes:
- a CDS encoding CoA-binding protein, with amino-acid sequence MECDSYTDDEIRDILSLKRVAVIGISKNEHKAAHYVPKYLSENGFNIIPINPTADEILGKKCFSTISEVVDDVDIIDVFRPSDQVLPVVKEAIKKKPKVIWLQEGIHNVEAEKLARDNGIKIVFNRCMLAEHQRLS
- the cysS gene encoding cysteine--tRNA ligase, whose translation is MKLQDTLSNSEQTLEVSKKIRIYLCGVTVYDESHIGHARTIIVFDVLRKYLESKKIEVEFIQNFTDVDDKIINRAKTENTTVEQISSRYIQRYFNDFDGLNVKRATNYPKATEHIEDIKNFIRKLIEKNIAYVSKNGVYFSVSKFPEYGKLSKKKIDELQSGARIEIDEAKKDPLDFALWKFSDENPLWDSPWGKGRPGWHIECSAMSIKYLGENFDIHGGGRDLIFPHHENEIAQSESYTTKQFAKIWMHVGMVTINGEKMSKSLGNIKSIKHVLDNWGSNIIRLFCLSGHYSKPIDYSEELLKENLIKWRQVESCYYELIHASNSSDSGEIKLLINNIGKEFDNSLESDINTHLALSAFFKLVKEVNHMAAEEKLNSSDAKRIIQEFERMLDILGLVIPKITPDEKKEIDNMITSREQLRKEKKFQEADNIRDKLNEMNIELIDHKGKTIWIRKEKITAET
- a CDS encoding biotin--[acetyl-CoA-carboxylase] ligase — encoded protein: MTYSSYDNQGVVKVLSFLKSHNTEYLSGQDLSDVLRISRVAVWKHIKKIRALGYKIESKQKLGYRLESSTDKLLPWEITSGLKTKTFGKHMYYFDSVDSTQNHAMKIASEAIHGTMIIAEKQTNGKGRIGRKWISPKGGIWLSIILHPKFDMSLITLFPIASALALSNAIEKTLNIKSELKWPNDITINGKKVAGMLVDASIESNKIENMILGVGINYNVEVKQIEKILKDTPNFYGVASLSEYNNTIKPVLLVQSFLLELEEIFNQLNKGDVKKIIRDWTKKSSTIGQNIELITEDEKIKGKALKIDNDGALVISSNKKNKRITSGDIIHIIK
- a CDS encoding redox-regulated ATPase YchF; the protein is MPIKLGLIGKTNTGKTTFYNAATLSSEEISSYPFTTKKPVSGVAHAITLCVHPEFKIQDNPNNSKCVEGWRYIPVELIDLPGLIKDAWKGKGLGNQFLSIAAQSDALLHVVDASGGIDSSGKITEVGSGDPISDFADIEEELILWYHKILEGNRDKVSKSIRTGSSIVDAITDLYRGIGVNPIHVKDSLLTLGLSDKEFDNFDMVDTKKLASYIRKISKPTLIVANKIDVEGADKNFARLRERFNDSIVIPVSGDSEFSLRRAEQKGLIKYSPGSEQFEIIKSEDLNEKQVNALDFIKKGIMGEYMRTGVQFAINVAVFKLLKMNSIYPVADEKLLADKKGRVLPDLILLKAGATIADLAKEIHTDLTKGLLYGKDLRYNLRLPVDYQLRDRDVVSLVSASKK
- a CDS encoding matrixin family metalloprotease, which gives rise to MTKIYQNTNHLKIEINYNQSTSETLSIRILCGMLLFISFSVPSFAQTTFDAQSMFKQANEHFSKGEYNQAIVIYDEILEEIPNNISTMKMKAIALSNSGYHDRSLKEFFKILQEKPNDVTSLIGMGVGFGNLGEYQESKYYFKKALNEKPDSIVINNYKEFTDQVIAKYPYIPTEKPMDLRKEGTVQIPEWVKLIAKWWSEKQIEDSEFTSALLFMIENKIIQIPIIETKSVTENKIPDWIRNNASWWAQNIINDHDFVSGIQYMIEKGILVVDIKKSQEEIQKDKEYKYSLFEKYIRNISKNISDEKRYIEYPNPSGDVIKKFLRDYTKWNFEEEAKTAASNFPDPTYEIVDGTYIVNYKVFINEQPSGLPLNHVSTLKNSFGFWEKQELSSEGNKVKIIFEITTQKHEANVWVTWVVRNIGEGVLGHAHLGKGVVEVTLGDYNCDGRFQLYDVKTVETIMTHELGHSIGLTHVSDPNNIMYPSLKPNYAYCLLG